Proteins co-encoded in one Candidatus Blochmannia sp. SNP genomic window:
- a CDS encoding LysR family transcriptional regulator, with product MNNFDFNLLIVLNALLEDNSVNLAAKKLNVTAPAISKSLNKIRVLFNDQILVRSGTKLIPTPKAMSLKENIKELVNRIESVFNSNIAFEPKSTTLSFTIASNYAIFFVLNTILFQEIQNNAPNIFINLVNDSDYDDDFLRNHTIDLYIGEIRSLNPEITIRTIYVSQCCLICRNHHPILSENKNMDNLLKYQFIQTKNEYLTRSDDHNKYFWSERNLIGITPEYITTVNAVIHSDALAIIPEFVLTVAQKLNIPITYFHSDFNLGKRNIIQAWHSKHNHSPAHKWLREFTKTMLLTKIK from the coding sequence ATGAACAATTTTGATTTTAATTTATTAATAGTTCTCAATGCGTTACTAGAAGATAATAGCGTAAACTTAGCAGCAAAAAAACTAAATGTCACTGCTCCAGCCATTAGTAAATCCCTAAATAAAATACGTGTTCTATTTAATGATCAAATTTTAGTTCGTAGTGGGACTAAATTAATTCCAACACCTAAAGCAATGTCTCTGAAAGAAAATATTAAAGAATTAGTTAATCGTATTGAATCAGTATTCAATAGTAACATAGCATTTGAACCTAAAAGTACTACTCTATCATTTACTATTGCATCAAATTATGCTATTTTTTTTGTTCTTAATACTATCTTATTCCAAGAGATTCAAAATAATGCTCCCAACATATTTATCAATTTAGTAAATGATTCAGATTATGATGATGATTTTTTACGTAATCACACCATAGACTTATACATAGGAGAAATACGTTCTCTTAATCCTGAAATAACTATTAGAACTATCTATGTATCCCAATGTTGTTTAATATGCCGGAATCACCATCCTATTTTATCCGAAAATAAAAATATGGATAATTTATTAAAATATCAATTTATTCAAACTAAAAATGAATACTTAACCAGATCTGACGATCATAACAAATATTTTTGGTCAGAACGTAATCTAATTGGTATTACTCCTGAATATATTACCACTGTAAATGCTGTCATTCATTCGGACGCGTTGGCTATAATCCCAGAATTTGTATTGACAGTTGCGCAAAAATTAAACATACCAATAACATATTTTCATTCTGATTTTAACTTAGGAAAAAGAAACATCATTCAAGCGTGGCATTCTAAACATAATCATTCTCCTGCTCATAAATGGTTACGAGAATTTACCAAAACCATGCTTTTAACTAAAATAAAATAA
- the lptF gene encoding LPS export ABC transporter permease LptF, whose product MKTSFLGKAMIFTKYILKEIFRNQLIILIILFLVCFCQKLIKMLGLIIDGNISICLVFLCLGLNIPEAGKLLIPFSVFLSVLVTFYRLHIYNEIIAMYSCAVDKYILIRSIFLFSGIVVTFAMINIGWLSPYCSSYQSKLLHEIKENINLTILSEKKFQSLSDKYLTLFADSIQEKKLKHVFLVKMNQNKDNGMFTIVTSEQGNVDQNPDGSRLIILEKGTYYEIYNKCELYKNVFITDFSKYEMSINNTFKTLLKKNQTIIDHMSIHQLWCSMAPEARVELHWRLTLLISIFIMPIITTLLTITISYNYLSNFLLTIFLYTIFFVLHTLLRSHIILEKTNPIVWMWVINSIYLLIALLLNAWDTSCMKKLALIVLHRK is encoded by the coding sequence ATGAAAACAAGTTTTTTAGGTAAAGCAATGATATTTACGAAGTATATATTAAAAGAAATATTTAGAAATCAATTAATTATTTTAATAATATTGTTTTTAGTTTGTTTTTGTCAAAAATTGATTAAAATGTTAGGGTTGATAATAGATGGTAATATTTCAATATGTTTAGTTTTCTTGTGTCTTGGTCTGAATATACCAGAAGCAGGAAAATTACTTATTCCTTTTAGTGTGTTTTTAAGCGTACTAGTAACTTTTTATCGCTTACATATTTATAACGAAATTATAGCTATGTATTCTTGTGCTGTAGACAAATACATTCTTATAAGGAGTATATTTTTATTTAGTGGAATTGTTGTGACATTTGCTATGATCAATATAGGATGGTTATCTCCTTATTGTTCGAGTTATCAAAGTAAATTATTGCATGAAATCAAAGAAAACATTAATCTAACCATTTTGTCAGAAAAGAAATTTCAATCATTATCTGATAAATATTTAACTTTATTTGCGGATAGTATTCAGGAAAAAAAATTAAAACATGTTTTTTTAGTAAAAATGAATCAAAATAAAGATAACGGTATGTTTACAATTGTTACGTCAGAACAAGGTAATGTTGATCAAAATCCCGATGGTTCCCGATTAATCATTTTAGAAAAAGGTACGTATTACGAAATTTATAATAAATGTGAATTGTATAAAAATGTATTTATAACTGATTTTTCTAAGTACGAAATGTCGATCAATAATACGTTTAAAACATTGTTAAAAAAAAACCAGACTATTATTGATCATATGTCTATACACCAACTATGGTGTTCTATGGCACCAGAAGCGCGTGTGGAGTTGCACTGGCGTTTAACTTTGTTAATATCTATTTTTATTATGCCAATAATTACAACGTTATTAACTATTACTATTTCGTATAACTATTTATCAAATTTTTTATTAACAATTTTTTTGTATACTATTTTTTTTGTTTTGCATACTTTGTTACGTTCTCATATTATTTTAGAGAAAACAAATCCTATAGTATGGATGTGGGTTATTAATAGCATTTATTTATTAATAGCTTTATTATTGAATGCATGGGATACTTCTTGTATGAAAAAATTAGCTTTAATAGTACTTCATCGTAAGTAA
- a CDS encoding leucyl aminopeptidase gives MIKFRVTDSHLESYPDSCMITGIFEESHLFPSTKKIDTISRGYISSLLHRGAFQGKMEQTLLLYDIPQLYNRQILLIGCGKKDNFDKYCYRKLIRKIILLCKEIPIIKILFFLSELNIKGYDNYWKIRQTIEIVEEELYVFNRFKNNKSTLNQSLQEIILHIPNTNELTCCKQSIQDGLSIVHGIKIAKDLGNMPPNFCTPDYLIDQVNKLSSYDNITINIIDALEMKKLGMNAYLAVGLGSNYTPKMPIIRYEGHPEGSNVPPVVFIGKGLTFDSGGISIKESNKMDEMKYDMCGAAAVYAVMCIAVELNLPLNIIGILAIAENMISHTSFRPGDILTTLSGQTVEVLNTDAEGRLVLCDALTYAERYKPDVVIDVATLTGACVVALGHHFSGLMSNNEDLTNDLIVASKQSKDYIWRLPLNDIFQKQLRSTCADMTNVGGKSGGAITAACFLQKFTHKYHWAHLDIAGTAWISNYHDKSATGRPVALLSQYLINKSYSHIKK, from the coding sequence ATGATAAAATTTAGGGTAACTGATAGTCATCTAGAATCATATCCTGATAGTTGTATGATTACTGGTATATTTGAAGAATCACATTTATTTCCTTCAACAAAAAAGATTGATACCATAAGTAGGGGATACATCAGCTCATTATTACATCGTGGAGCATTTCAAGGAAAAATGGAGCAAACACTCTTGTTATATGATATTCCTCAGTTATATAATAGACAAATTTTATTAATTGGTTGTGGTAAAAAAGATAATTTTGATAAATATTGTTATAGAAAATTAATTCGTAAAATAATACTTTTATGTAAAGAAATCCCCATAATTAAAATACTGTTTTTTTTAAGTGAATTAAATATCAAAGGATATGACAATTATTGGAAAATAAGACAAACAATAGAAATTGTTGAAGAAGAATTATATGTATTTAATAGATTTAAAAACAATAAGAGTACATTGAATCAATCACTGCAAGAAATAATTTTACATATACCTAATACAAACGAACTTACATGTTGTAAACAATCTATTCAAGATGGATTATCGATTGTTCATGGAATAAAAATAGCCAAAGATTTAGGAAATATGCCTCCTAATTTCTGCACCCCTGACTATCTCATTGACCAAGTTAATAAATTATCCAGTTATGATAATATCACAATAAATATAATTGATGCTTTAGAAATGAAAAAATTAGGTATGAATGCTTATTTAGCAGTAGGGCTAGGCTCCAATTATACTCCTAAAATGCCTATAATTAGATATGAAGGACATCCTGAAGGATCTAATGTTCCTCCTGTTGTATTTATAGGAAAAGGATTAACTTTTGATTCTGGTGGTATTTCTATTAAAGAATCAAACAAAATGGATGAAATGAAATATGATATGTGTGGAGCTGCTGCAGTATATGCAGTTATGTGTATAGCTGTAGAACTTAATTTACCACTAAATATTATTGGGATACTTGCTATTGCTGAAAACATGATAAGTCATACTTCTTTCCGTCCAGGTGATATCTTAACTACTTTATCAGGACAAACAGTAGAAGTATTAAATACCGATGCTGAAGGTCGTTTAGTATTATGTGATGCATTAACATACGCAGAGCGGTATAAACCTGATGTTGTAATCGATGTAGCCACATTAACTGGAGCTTGTGTCGTTGCATTAGGGCATCATTTTAGCGGTTTAATGTCTAATAATGAAGATTTAACCAATGATTTAATTGTAGCCTCAAAACAATCTAAAGATTACATTTGGAGATTACCACTAAATGATATATTCCAAAAACAATTAAGATCTACATGCGCAGATATGACAAATGTTGGAGGTAAATCTGGAGGCGCTATTACAGCTGCTTGTTTTCTTCAAAAATTTACGCATAAATACCATTGGGCACATTTAGATATCGCTGGAACAGCATGGATATCTAATTATCATGACAAAAGCGCTACGGGGCGCCCCGTAGCGCTTTTGTCACAATATTTAATTAATAAATCATATTCCCATATAAAAAAATAA
- a CDS encoding DNA polymerase III subunit chi — protein MKHGTFYLIPQKIKQKTELSYIEKFVCNLISTQWRSGKSILVACENEHQAIKIDEMLWTFDQSTFLPHNLFGKTIHDTPIIIYWDRCCYDNNPRDLLINLMKQNMDFFFNFNEIIDFVPITDILKKWARYRYQSYKKNGFELNVINTPIS, from the coding sequence ATGAAGCATGGCACTTTTTATTTAATACCTCAAAAAATTAAGCAAAAAACTGAACTCAGTTATATAGAAAAATTTGTTTGTAATTTAATCAGTACACAATGGAGATCTGGAAAAAGTATCCTAGTAGCCTGTGAAAATGAACACCAAGCGATAAAAATAGATGAAATGTTGTGGACATTTGATCAAAGTACATTTTTACCACATAATTTATTTGGAAAAACTATTCATGATACTCCAATAATTATATACTGGGATCGATGCTGTTATGATAACAATCCAAGAGATCTATTAATTAATCTTATGAAACAAAATATGGATTTCTTTTTTAATTTTAATGAAATAATAGATTTTGTACCCATAACTGACATTTTAAAAAAATGGGCAAGATATAGATACCAATCTTATAAAAAAAATGGATTTGAACTAAATGTTATTAATACCCCAATTTCATGA